The sequence ATGGTAATGATGAGACATCAGATGACACATCATATCAAAAATTAACTGAATTAATTAATAGTTCAATTGCGACCCAACAAGAGCAATCAAAAGTATTAAGTAATTTACAAGAAAATTTACAACAATTAAATCAAAAAGTTGAAGTTTTAGAAGCAGAAACAGGGCAAGTTAATGCCAAAATTAATGAAATAGAGATCAATACAACAGCAATTAGAGCAACGGAAGCACAATATGCTGATGGTCTAACTTCTTTATTAGAAGGTAAAAATATTGGGATTAATCCAGGACGTTATAGTCTATATAGTAAAGCTGGGTATTCAAATACTTATGCAACACAAGAAGTATCCCCTAGTGCCTATCAAACACGCTCAAAGAATTATTTAATTGATGATTTAGGAAATATTGTAATCAATACAAATGGAATTACATACGAACATATTAATTTACATAATATTGCAAAATATACAAGAAAAGATGTTGCTTTTGTTGAAAATTGCCCATTATGTAAAAAATAAGGCCTTTTATAAAGTAGAAAATGAGAAAAAAATTCTCATTTTTTTTATTATAAAATGCTAGTAATTTTGGGAAAGAGAAAAAATAATCCGAAAAGTTAATCTTAGCATCTTGGTTTTCGTGTCATAATTTGTTATATTAAAATTGTAAAATTAAATAGTAATTAACCATTATAAACTAGAAATATGGTCTAGTGTTTCTACGTCCAACCAATGTAAAGGGACTCTAGTGGTTGATGTTTTACAACATTAACTTTATTTGTCAAATAAAGACATGGCTTAGTTAGTTTTTCATTTTACACCATCTGAAAATCTGGTAATTAAATGAAACTTTAACTTGGATTAAAGATTATTTAAAAATTAGATAATTAGAATAATTAAGAAAATTTAATAAACATTAGGGGGCGATTAAATTTATTAAAATTTAGATGACTTTAATACAACAGAAAGAGGTAAAAAACAATGCGAAAACTTTTTAGTATTTTAACAGCCTCATCATTATTAGTCACATCAACCTTTTCGGTTGTGGCCTGTGCCAAAAAATATGACTTTAATAGTAATGTATGAGTGATTACCGATGGGGGAACCATTAACGATTTATCTTTTAATCAGTCCGCTTGAGAAGGGGCTAGCAAATTTGTTGTTGAGCAAAAAACCGGGGAGCTACCAGAAAACTGAAAAGATGTAAATTGACGGGCAAGTTATTTTGAACCATCAGGACATACACCTTCCGATTATAAAACTGGTTATGTTACGGCCAAAATTGCTGGGGCTAAAACATTAGTTTTACCAGGTTTTGTTCATGGTAACACAATTGGTTGAGCAGCTGATCTAGTTGATAATATTATTTACATTGATGGTAGTGGTCAAGGTGTACATGCCCAAATGAAACCGGACCGACCACTTGTTAAAAATATTGTTGGTATTACTTATCAAGCTGAAACATCAGGGTTTTTGGCTGGAATTGCAACAGCAATTTATTTAAATGCCCACCAAGAAGAATACGGGGGTAATTTAAATATTGGTGTTTATGGGGGAATGGATAATCCCGTGGCAACTTCAAATTACCTATGAGGGTTCTTAACTGCCAGTGATATCTTTAATGAAATTATTTTAGGTGATAAATCGCAATATCCTAATTTAGGAAAATTAAGCGAAACAGTGAAACAAGCAGTACTAGATTTACGAGCAACTCAAAATTTAACTGCCAATAATAAAGCATTTGAGTTAAAACGCATTAATAAAGTACAAAAAGTGTTAGAGAAAAATGAATCTTGATTCTCACAATCTTTCCAAGCCGGAGAGGGAAAAGCAATTTCGGATGAATTACTATCGCGAAAAGCAAGTGTGATTTTCCCAGTGGCGGGGCCACAAACCCAAGATACAATTGACCGTATTCAGTATAATAAATCAAATGCAAAAGTAGTTGGGGTTGATACTGAACAAGGAAAAATTTATGGGGAAAACTATATTATTACTAGTGCATTGAAAGAGATTGTTGAATCAACATATGATGCATTAAATAATATTTATTCACCTGTTTGTGGTTATGACAATAATAGTGGGGGTTGAAATAATGACCAAGTTGATTCAACACAATGTTGAATTAATACTGACCAATCTTCAGCCGATCATCCAACATGAACTGGAATTGAAACAACAAAATCAGTCCCAAAAAATTTAGTTGATTTAATTCATAGTAGTGATATTAGTAGTAAAACTGTGTTTGATGAAATAGCTGATATCTTACAAAAATTATATAATGGGACAGCTGGGACAGAGAAAATTGCCTCAGAGTTATTTACTCAAAGCTTAACAAAAACATATGATGACCAAAACCAATTAAAAACTTGAATATTGCAAAAAATTAATGATGCTTTATAAGTTGAAAATAAGAAAGGAATCAATCTAATGGATAAGACAAATAACTATGCGATTGAAATGCGCAATATTACAAAAGTTTTTGGTGAGGTTATTGCAAATGATGATGTAACGTTAAAGATTAAAAAAGGAGAAATTCATGCCTTAATTGGAGAAAACGGGGCAGGGAAATCGACTTTAATGAGTATTCTATTTGGTTTATATGAACCAACAAAAGGTGAAATTTTTGTTAATGGTAGCCAAGAATATATTTCGGGGCCAATTAAGGCCAATAAACTAGGGATTGGGATGGTCCACCAACATTTTAAATTGGTTGATATCTTTACCGTCTTAGATAATATTGTTTTAGGAGATGAAAAGGTTAAAGGGAAAGTCTTTTTAGATCGCCAACGTGAAATTCGAGAAATTGCCCAAATCGCAATGAAATATAATTTACAAGTTGACTTTAATACTAAAATTGCCAATATTTCAGTAGGTATGCAACAACGGGTAGAAATTTTAAAAATTTTATACCGGGGAGCTGATATTTTAGTTTTTGATGAACCAACCGCTGTTTTAACACCCCAAGAAATTGAAGGGTTGTTAAAAATTATTTTAGATTTAAAAGCTGATGGTAAAACAATTATTTTCATTTCCCATAAATTAGATGAAGTGAAAAAAATTGCTGATCGTGCAACGGTTATTCGCCGGGGGAAAGTAATTGAAACTTTTGATATTAAGGATAAAAGTCAAGAAGAAATTGCTCAAGCAATGGTTGGTCGCCAGTTGGTTGAAATTAAAAATAAAGGTCAAGCCGCCGGAAACGAAACCTTATTGCGAATTGAAAATTTATCAATTAAGAAAAAAGGAATTACTAAACTCTTGGCCCTTGATAATTTTAATTTAGAAATTAAAGCCGGGGAAATTGTTGCAATTGCCGGGGTGGAAGGAAATGGCCAAAGTGAATTAGTTCGGGCAATTACCGGACTGGAAAAAGTTAACAAAGGTAAAATTGTTTTTAATAATATTGATGTAACAAAAGTTAACATTCATCAAAAATATAGTATTGGAATGGCCCACATTCCAGAAGACCGCCAAAAATATGGGCTAGTCTTAGATTTTAGTGCGATTGATAATGTTGTTTTACAAAATATTAATGAAAAACCATTTGCTAATTATGGTTTATTAAACAAAGCAGAAATTCAGTTATATGCCCAAAACATTATTAACAAATATGATGTGCGGGGAACAAGTGCTGGTTTTGCGATGGCTCGTGGTTTATCAGGGGGAAACCAACAAAAATTAATTGTTGGGCGGGAATTATCTCGTGATCATAATATTTTAATTGTAGTTCAACCAACGCGTGGATTAGATGTTGGAGCAATTGAATATATCCACCAAAAAATTTTAGAAGAAAAAGCTAATGGCAAAGCGGTGCTATTAATCTCATATGAATTAGAAGAAATTATGAGTTTAGCTGACCGTATTGTTGTTATTCATAGTGGTCATATTACCGGAAATGTTCCAAACCATAAAATTAAACGGGAAGAAATCGGTTTAATGATGGCTGGAAAATATCATTTGAAAGGAGAAAAAAGTCATGGGGAACATCGTTAAAAATAAGACGTGATTAGTGACACAAAAAACAAGAATCTTCTTTCGCTCAAATGAATTTAAAAACAAGATGAATATTGTTAAAGCTTCGCTTTGTGCGATTTTAGTTGGTTTTTTACTAAGTTTTATTATTATTGGAATTAATGGCAGCAACCCGTTTCTATTTTTTCAATATGTTTTTAAACTAGCCTTTCACCCATTATTGCAAAATACAACTTTAACATACTGAGCAATTTATATTGTTGCTGGGTTAGCAGTTGCTGTGGGGTTTAAAGCGGGGCTATTTAACATCGGGATTCCAGGACAAATGTTATTAGCAGGAAGTATGTCAATTGTTCTAGGTTTAAAAAACCCGGCTATTTCACAAGGTGCTGGTGTTGTTGGAGCTCTTGCAATCTCAATTTTAGTGGGAGCCGGATTAGCAGCAATTGCCGGAATGCTAAAAGCCTTCTTTAATATCCATGAAGTTGTTTCAACAATTATGTTAAATTGAATTGTTTGATATGTAATGAAATGAATGTTTATGGATCTTAATAATGGGTTATGAAATGCTAATAATAATTCATCAATCGATATTACAACAGCAGCGCCAAACTTTAATTTAGCGATTAATGAGCAAACATGAATCATCCCGATGATTATTGCTGTTATTTTATTAGTTGGGGTCATCTTTATGATGAATTACACTGTTTTAGGGTTCCGAATTAAAGCGGTTGGGAAATCAAAAACCGCCTCATTATATGCTGGGACAAATATTAAAGCTTACACAATTGCTTCAATGGCAATATCGGGCGGAATTGCGGGAATCTTGGGAATGATTTATTATATGACCGAGTCGACGGTAATTCAGTTTTCAACCGATGCACTACCAGTAATTGGGTTTGATGCAATTGCTGTGGCCTTGGTGGCCTTTACCAATGCGCTATCTGTTGTACCAATTGCTTTATTATGAGCGATTATTAAGACAGCGGCAATGCAAGCAACCCAATTACCTCAGTTCCAAATGTCAAAAGAAATGGGGCAATTAATCTTTGGTTTAATTATTTATATGACAGCGATTTCAGCCGTCTTCATCTACTTTAAACCGATCCTATGATTGCGTCGCTGGTTAAATATTCAGCGAAATCCGGAATTTAAAGCTGAAGATCAAGATTATCAAAAAGAAATTAAAAATAATAAACTAAAAATTAAAGCAATTAATAAAGATTATCGCGTTAAATTACGCGAATTAAAACAAGCAAAAGATAAGGAAGCAATTATTGCTTTACGTGAAAAAACGAATGAAAAATTAACAACGTTAGTTGGGCAAAATACAACCTTAAAAATTAGCCGTAAGTTCTTTGTTGATACAAAATATAAAGCTGCTGCTAATTTAGGGAAACGTCGAATTAGAACACAATATAACAAAGCAATTTTTAGTTCAATTGCGTTAGCAATGGACCAATATGTCCAGTTTAAAAACCAATACTATTTGAAAAAGAATGAAGTAAGTATTTTTAAACAAAAACATGCGAAAAAAATGCGTGAACTAAAAGGTAAAATGCACGAAGAAATTAAAGCGTTAAGTAAAGCATATAAAAAAGATTACTTAGTTGAACAAACCTTATTACAATCAAGTTATGCTAATTTATTAAGTCGTCATAGTGATG is a genomic window of Spiroplasma syrphidicola EA-1 containing:
- a CDS encoding BMP family ABC transporter substrate-binding protein, translated to MRKLFSILTASSLLVTSTFSVVACAKKYDFNSNVWVITDGGTINDLSFNQSAWEGASKFVVEQKTGELPENWKDVNWRASYFEPSGHTPSDYKTGYVTAKIAGAKTLVLPGFVHGNTIGWAADLVDNIIYIDGSGQGVHAQMKPDRPLVKNIVGITYQAETSGFLAGIATAIYLNAHQEEYGGNLNIGVYGGMDNPVATSNYLWGFLTASDIFNEIILGDKSQYPNLGKLSETVKQAVLDLRATQNLTANNKAFELKRINKVQKVLEKNESWFSQSFQAGEGKAISDELLSRKASVIFPVAGPQTQDTIDRIQYNKSNAKVVGVDTEQGKIYGENYIITSALKEIVESTYDALNNIYSPVCGYDNNSGGWNNDQVDSTQCWINTDQSSADHPTWTGIETTKSVPKNLVDLIHSSDISSKTVFDEIADILQKLYNGTAGTEKIASELFTQSLTKTYDDQNQLKTWILQKINDAL
- a CDS encoding ABC transporter ATP-binding protein; the encoded protein is MDKTNNYAIEMRNITKVFGEVIANDDVTLKIKKGEIHALIGENGAGKSTLMSILFGLYEPTKGEIFVNGSQEYISGPIKANKLGIGMVHQHFKLVDIFTVLDNIVLGDEKVKGKVFLDRQREIREIAQIAMKYNLQVDFNTKIANISVGMQQRVEILKILYRGADILVFDEPTAVLTPQEIEGLLKIILDLKADGKTIIFISHKLDEVKKIADRATVIRRGKVIETFDIKDKSQEEIAQAMVGRQLVEIKNKGQAAGNETLLRIENLSIKKKGITKLLALDNFNLEIKAGEIVAIAGVEGNGQSELVRAITGLEKVNKGKIVFNNIDVTKVNIHQKYSIGMAHIPEDRQKYGLVLDFSAIDNVVLQNINEKPFANYGLLNKAEIQLYAQNIINKYDVRGTSAGFAMARGLSGGNQQKLIVGRELSRDHNILIVVQPTRGLDVGAIEYIHQKILEEKANGKAVLLISYELEEIMSLADRIVVIHSGHITGNVPNHKIKREEIGLMMAGKYHLKGEKSHGEHR
- a CDS encoding ABC transporter permease codes for the protein MGNIVKNKTWLVTQKTRIFFRSNEFKNKMNIVKASLCAILVGFLLSFIIIGINGSNPFLFFQYVFKLAFHPLLQNTTLTYWAIYIVAGLAVAVGFKAGLFNIGIPGQMLLAGSMSIVLGLKNPAISQGAGVVGALAISILVGAGLAAIAGMLKAFFNIHEVVSTIMLNWIVWYVMKWMFMDLNNGLWNANNNSSIDITTAAPNFNLAINEQTWIIPMIIAVILLVGVIFMMNYTVLGFRIKAVGKSKTASLYAGTNIKAYTIASMAISGGIAGILGMIYYMTESTVIQFSTDALPVIGFDAIAVALVAFTNALSVVPIALLWAIIKTAAMQATQLPQFQMSKEMGQLIFGLIIYMTAISAVFIYFKPILWLRRWLNIQRNPEFKAEDQDYQKEIKNNKLKIKAINKDYRVKLRELKQAKDKEAIIALREKTNEKLTTLVGQNTTLKISRKFFVDTKYKAAANLGKRRIRTQYNKAIFSSIALAMDQYVQFKNQYYLKKNEVSIFKQKHAKKMRELKGKMHEEIKALSKAYKKDYLVEQTLLQSSYANLLSRHSDEILALKEQNYHLFDEIQQKYGNDYQKFVLEEKKATKAIEEQIKALKEQQKREVVAFKQEYRIKRQELRQKLWKARKANQHDEELKTQISKIVETAMVEIAEAQMRYLEELIVLKNSNRANQKKYAQEYNANVTLIINAVKEDNVILRQELLRKKSQYHNKTLKGGK